The following coding sequences are from one Rhipicephalus microplus isolate Deutch F79 chromosome 3, USDA_Rmic, whole genome shotgun sequence window:
- the LOC142803890 gene encoding uncharacterized protein LOC142803890 isoform X1 produces MWRGSMHGSLLWKDCNLLGSFEGTKLPNGWLQAYFSSRAMQLAHTQSKSWSAPLVFCAGRSISIQQDTGINNNVPAVTRGSVLHGNEQCIKNRAQKTNKCKGTASDCPPAQSLQQQKEHIVMSGAAAA; encoded by the exons atgtggcgtggaagcatgcatggcagcctcctctggaaggactgcaatctgcttgggagcttcgagggcacaaaactgcctaacggctggctgcaag cctatttcagcagcagagcgatgcagctagcacacacgcaatccaagtcatggagcgctcctttggtgttctgtgcaggacgcagcatatccatccagcaagacactggtatcaacaataatg ttccagcagtaacaaggggttcggtgctccacggtaatgaacagtgtatcaagaacagagcacagaagaccaacaagtgtaaagggactgccagtgactgtcctcctgctcaaagtttacaacagcagaaagagcacattgtgatgtcaggagcagctgctgcctaa
- the LOC142803890 gene encoding uncharacterized protein LOC142803890 isoform X2, which translates to MWRGSMHGSLLWKDCNLLGSFEGTKLPNGWLQGRSISIQQDTGINNNVPAVTRGSVLHGNEQCIKNRAQKTNKCKGTASDCPPAQSLQQQKEHIVMSGAAAA; encoded by the exons atgtggcgtggaagcatgcatggcagcctcctctggaaggactgcaatctgcttgggagcttcgagggcacaaaactgcctaacggctggctgcaag gacgcagcatatccatccagcaagacactggtatcaacaataatg ttccagcagtaacaaggggttcggtgctccacggtaatgaacagtgtatcaagaacagagcacagaagaccaacaagtgtaaagggactgccagtgactgtcctcctgctcaaagtttacaacagcagaaagagcacattgtgatgtcaggagcagctgctgcctaa